In Acanthochromis polyacanthus isolate Apoly-LR-REF ecotype Palm Island chromosome 18, KAUST_Apoly_ChrSc, whole genome shotgun sequence, the following proteins share a genomic window:
- the miga2 gene encoding mitoguardin 2, with protein MSFKQADGMSIAQALAMTVAEIPVFLYSTFGQSIFSQLKLTPSLKKVLFATALGSVALALTAHQLKRRGRKRKQVTQGKEGQKTVGIPEALLKTGRPSSLKRGPFTGRQMMSPSTRSNDTMSGISSLAPSKHSSSSHSLTSMRVPSSPNQSANPSTPWEAEPVVEESGAVEDANVENLYLMGMELFEEALRKWEQALHIRHPTHSTSSSNNSLALQGATCGDFPLVQAEARNKVFAEKLETLLHRAYHLQEDFGSSIPTESVLADFESEGTLILPQVESFHRLQDDDTTTVTSDDSFFSAAELFDAMSLEGVYQPLKPAALYEEALSLVQEGKVAFRSLRTELLECYSDQDFLAKLHCVRQAFQVLLLDETHRTFFMETGKQMIAGLMVKANKSPKAFLESYEDMLLYTQREETWPVTQMELEGRGVVCMNFFDIVLDFILMDAFEDLESPPSSVVAVLRNRWLSDSFKETALATACWSVLKAKRRLLMVPDGFISHFYAISEHVSPVLAFGFLGPRQHLSEVCTIFKQQIVQYLKDMFDHDKVRFTSSQCLAEDILKLSHRRSEILLGYLGIDSLLELNGALPREIEGSAGTI; from the exons TCCATATTTTCCCAGTTAAAGCTTACACCGAGCCTGAAGAAAGTGCTGTTTGCCACAGCGCTGGGCAGTGTAGCTCTGGCTCTCACTGCCCATCAGCTGAAAAGGcgagggaggaagagaaagcAGGTGACACAAGGGAAAGAGGGTCAGAAGACAGTGGGGATACCTGAAGCACTGCTGAAGACAGGAAGACCTTCATCGTTGAAGAGAG GTCCATTTACTGGTCGACAGATGATGAGTCCCAGCACTCGGAGCAATGACACCATGAGTGGAATTTCTTCCCTGGCTCCCAGTAAACACTCAAGTTCCTCCCACAGCCTGACATCT ATGCGAGTCCCAAGCTCCCCAAATCAGTCTGCAAATCCATCCACCCcctgggaggcagagcctgtgGTGGAAGAGTCGGGGGCAGTGGAGGATGCTAATGTAGAGAATCTCTATTTAATGG GAATGGAGCTGTTTGAGGAAGCTCTGCGAAAGTGGGAACAGGCCTTGCATATACGCCATCCCACCCACTCAACCTCTAGCAGTAACAACAGCCTCGCTCTGCAGGGGGCAACATGCGGAGACTTTCCACTG GTACAGGCTGAAGCCCGTAATAAAGTGTTTGCTGAGAAGTTGGAGACGCTGCTGCACAGGGCGTACCATCTACAGGAGGATTTTGGCAGCAGTATCCCAACAGAAAGTGTGCTAGCAGACTTTG AGAGTGAAGGGACTCTTATCTTACCCCAAGTGGAGAGTTTCCACAGACTGCAAGATGATGACACAACTACTGTTACCTCTGATGACTCCTTCTTCTCAGCTGCAGAG ctgTTTGATGCCATGTCTCTAGAGGGGGTCTATCAGCCACTGAAGCCAGCAGCCCTTTATGAAGAAGCCTTGTCTCTGGTCCAGGAGGGCAAAGTGGCCTTTAGGTCCCTGAG GACTGAATTACTTGAATGTTATAGTGACCAAGACTTCCTTGCCAAGCTTCACTGTGTGAGACAAGCATTCCAG gtcCTGTTGTTAGATGAAACCCACCGCACATTTTTCATGGAAACCGGGAAGCAAATGATTGCAGGGTTGATGGTGAAAGCAAACAAG aGTCCCAAAGCGTTCTTGGAGAGCTATGAGGACATGCTGCTTTACACTCAGAGGGAGGAGACGTGGCCCGTCACTCAGATGGAGCTGGAGGGCCGAGGG GTGGTGTGTATGAACTTTTTCGACATTGTGTTGGACTTTATCCTGATGGACGCGTTTGAGGACCTGGAGAGCCCTCCCTCCTCTGTGGTAGCTGTGTTGAGGAACCGCTGGCTTTCTGACAGCTTCAAAGAGACG GCTTTGGCAACGGCCTGCTGGTCTGTCCTGAAAGCAAAACGGCGACTTCTTATG GTTCCTGATGGGTTCATCTCCCACTTCTATGCCATATCTGAACATGTGAGCCCAGTTTTAGCGTTTGGGTTTTTGGGACCCAGGCAGCATCTAAGTGAAGTGTGCACGATTTTCAAG CAACAAATCGTGCAGTACCTTAAGGATATGTTTGATCATGACAAGGTCCGCTTCACCTCTTCTCAATGCCTGGCTGAGGATATCCTGAAGCTTTCCCACCGCCGCAGTGAAATTTTATTGGGGTACCTGGGAATTGATAGTCTTCTGGAGCTCAACGGTGCCCTGCCCAGGGAAATAGAGGGCTCTGCAGGAACCATCTAA